The sequence below is a genomic window from Streptomyces sp. B21-105.
GCAGGAGCACTACGCGGTCAACCTCCACCAGGTACGCGGGCCCGGCGCGGTCGGCACCCACAACTGGGTCGGTCAGCTCACCCCCGTGCACGCCACGTCCAGCGGCAAGATCCTGCTGGCCCATCTGTCGGAGCGACGGCGGGCCGAGGTGCTGGAGGCGTCCGGGTTGCGGAAGCTGACGCCGCACACCCTCACCACCAGGACGAAGCTGGAGAAGGACCTCACCGAGGCGCGCGAGCTCGGTTACGCGGTGACGATGGAGGAGCTGGAGATCGGACTGCACGCGATGGCGGCCCCGATCCGCTCCCGCGAGGGCGAGGTCATCGCCGCGCTCAGCGCCTCCGGCCCGGCCTACCGCTTCACCGAGGAACGCATGCGCGAGCTCGTGCCCGTGCTGACGCGGGGCGCGGGGGAGATCAGCCGCAGAATGGGCTACCTGGGCTGACCGCCCGAGAAGGGCACTCAGCCCAGCGGCGCCCGCGCCGCCGCCGTCTCGACGCCCCAGCGGGCGGTCACCCGCACGGCGTCCAG
It includes:
- a CDS encoding IclR family transcriptional regulator produces the protein MSNYAAEDATTGSAVNGVQSVDRAVSVLEILARRGEAGVSEVAAEIDVHKSTAFRLLGALEARGLVEQTAERGKYRLGFGIVRLAGAVTGRLDITQQGRQVCERLSEEIGETVNIAVLQEHYAVNLHQVRGPGAVGTHNWVGQLTPVHATSSGKILLAHLSERRRAEVLEASGLRKLTPHTLTTRTKLEKDLTEARELGYAVTMEELEIGLHAMAAPIRSREGEVIAALSASGPAYRFTEERMRELVPVLTRGAGEISRRMGYLG